One genomic region from Streptomyces sp. Li-HN-5-11 encodes:
- a CDS encoding ricin-type beta-trefoil lectin domain protein, producing MAMRSGVTEVSAPEAAENSRTRCRPKNGLVRLRAAVVAAVVGLIATVFTVQPAPAAENPYQRGPDPTVSSVAAQRGTFATAELTVPPGNGFNGGKIYYPTDTSLGTWAAVAAVPGYTAKWSAEGAWMGPWLASFGFVVIGIDTNSPTDYDTARGTQLLAALDYLTQKSPVRDRVDPNRLGVIGHSMGGGGAISAAERRPSLKAALPLAPFSPSQNLSTLRVPTMIMGARDDGTVTPSYLDGLYAGMPAGTQSAYVQLTSGGHAFPTWGNSNVTRRTIPWLKIFLDNDTRYTQFLCPSLADSSGVSGYRSKCPYVPPGQTPPPSSGGSVVGAGSGRCLDVPDSSQTNGVQVQLWDCADRAGQKWARTAAGELRVYGGKCLDAEGSGTSPGTRAVIWDCHGGANQKWNVNANGTITNVSSGLCLDAYNAKTANGTRVVLWTCNGGSNQRWTLG from the coding sequence ATGGCCATGCGGTCAGGTGTCACCGAGGTCTCGGCGCCCGAAGCAGCCGAGAACAGCCGGACGAGATGCCGTCCGAAGAACGGGCTGGTCCGGCTGAGGGCGGCCGTGGTCGCAGCCGTTGTGGGACTGATCGCCACGGTGTTCACGGTCCAGCCGGCCCCCGCCGCCGAGAACCCGTACCAGCGAGGCCCCGACCCCACCGTGAGCAGCGTCGCCGCACAGCGGGGCACGTTCGCCACCGCGGAGTTGACCGTCCCGCCCGGCAACGGATTCAACGGCGGGAAAATCTACTACCCGACCGACACCAGCCTGGGCACCTGGGCAGCGGTCGCGGCCGTACCCGGCTACACCGCCAAGTGGTCCGCCGAGGGCGCCTGGATGGGGCCCTGGCTGGCGTCCTTCGGGTTCGTCGTCATCGGCATCGACACCAACAGCCCCACCGACTACGACACCGCCCGCGGCACCCAGCTCCTCGCCGCGCTGGACTACCTCACCCAGAAAAGCCCGGTACGCGACCGCGTCGACCCCAACCGCCTGGGAGTGATCGGCCACTCCATGGGCGGCGGCGGAGCCATCAGCGCGGCCGAACGGCGGCCGTCACTGAAGGCCGCCCTCCCGCTCGCGCCCTTCTCCCCCTCGCAGAACCTGTCCACCCTCCGGGTGCCGACGATGATCATGGGGGCGCGGGACGACGGCACGGTCACCCCGTCCTACCTCGACGGCCTCTACGCAGGCATGCCGGCCGGCACGCAGAGCGCGTACGTCCAGCTCACGAGCGGCGGCCATGCCTTCCCCACGTGGGGGAACTCCAACGTGACGCGCCGTACGATCCCCTGGCTCAAGATCTTCCTCGACAACGACACCCGGTACACCCAGTTCCTGTGCCCCTCGTTGGCCGACTCCAGCGGCGTCTCCGGGTACCGGAGCAAGTGTCCGTACGTGCCGCCCGGCCAGACGCCTCCTCCGTCCAGCGGGGGATCGGTCGTCGGCGCCGGCTCCGGCCGCTGCCTGGACGTACCCGACTCGTCCCAGACAAACGGCGTCCAGGTCCAGCTGTGGGACTGCGCGGACAGGGCCGGCCAGAAGTGGGCACGCACCGCCGCCGGGGAACTGCGCGTCTACGGCGGCAAGTGCCTGGACGCCGAGGGCTCCGGTACCTCTCCGGGGACGCGGGCGGTCATCTGGGACTGCCACGGCGGGGCGAACCAGAAGTGGAACGTCAACGCCAACGGCACCATCACCAACGTCAGTTCCGGCCTGTGCCTGGACGCGTACAACGCCAAAACCGCCAACGGCACGCGTGTGGTCCTGTGGACCTGCAACGGCGGATCCAACCAGCGGTGGACCCTCGGATGA
- a CDS encoding ABC transporter substrate-binding protein encodes MTAFSRRQMLGAGAVLGATALSTSITGSAAAADSAPAGYRRGRWLREENRSLDELYADARREGGELVVYAGGDTPHDWDFVSQAFASRFPGIKPTIVVDYSKYHDTRVDNQLATNTLVPDVVELQTLHDFDRWKAMGVLLPYKPAGFSKVHDAFRDPDGAWVAVAVPAASYMYAESLGSQGPATPRDLVDPRWKGAIASSYPQDDDAILYLYRLYTQAYGWDWVSRLAAQNPRFARGTNSPIVAVAGKEKLVGIGGLGSLIAPPAPGVRWVAPDGHPFMAWGQRAAILRAAKHPAAAKLYLNWQLSSAVQENAFNGWSVRTDVTPAGGLRPIWEYPNAHLDGFPRFMADRAEVERWRQTFALYFGEVQGAPTPGWLGLHPGR; translated from the coding sequence GTGACCGCATTCAGCAGACGGCAGATGCTCGGCGCGGGTGCCGTGCTCGGCGCCACGGCCCTGAGCACGTCGATCACCGGCAGCGCCGCGGCGGCCGACAGCGCACCGGCGGGGTACCGCCGGGGCCGGTGGCTGCGGGAGGAGAACAGGTCGCTCGACGAGCTCTATGCCGACGCCCGGCGGGAGGGCGGCGAGCTCGTCGTCTACGCCGGTGGCGACACCCCGCACGACTGGGACTTCGTCAGCCAGGCGTTCGCGTCGCGGTTCCCCGGCATCAAGCCGACCATCGTCGTCGACTACAGCAAGTACCACGACACACGCGTCGACAACCAGCTCGCCACCAACACGCTCGTCCCGGACGTGGTGGAGCTGCAGACGCTGCACGACTTCGACCGGTGGAAGGCCATGGGGGTGCTGCTGCCGTACAAGCCGGCCGGATTCTCCAAGGTCCACGACGCGTTCCGGGACCCGGACGGCGCCTGGGTCGCGGTCGCCGTCCCAGCGGCCAGCTACATGTACGCCGAATCCCTCGGCAGTCAGGGCCCCGCCACGCCGCGCGACCTCGTCGACCCGCGCTGGAAGGGCGCCATCGCCTCCTCGTACCCGCAGGACGACGACGCGATCCTGTACCTGTACCGCCTGTACACGCAGGCGTACGGCTGGGACTGGGTGAGCCGGCTCGCCGCGCAGAACCCTCGGTTCGCGCGCGGCACCAACAGCCCCATCGTCGCGGTCGCGGGCAAGGAGAAGCTGGTCGGTATCGGTGGTCTCGGAAGTCTGATCGCACCTCCGGCACCCGGCGTGCGGTGGGTCGCGCCCGACGGCCACCCGTTCATGGCATGGGGACAGCGAGCGGCGATCCTCCGTGCCGCCAAGCACCCCGCCGCGGCCAAGCTCTACCTGAACTGGCAGCTCTCCTCCGCCGTGCAGGAGAACGCCTTCAACGGGTGGTCGGTGCGCACCGACGTCACCCCGGCCGGCGGGCTCAGGCCGATCTGGGAGTACCCCAACGCCCACCTCGACGGGTTTCCCCGTTTCATGGCCGACCGCGCCGAGGTCGAGCGCTGGAGGCAGACCTTCGCCCTCTACTTCGGCGAAGTCCAGGGCGCGCCGACCCCGGGCTGGCTCGGACTGCACCCCGGCCGGTAG